A single region of the Salvelinus sp. IW2-2015 unplaced genomic scaffold, ASM291031v2 Un_scaffold5967, whole genome shotgun sequence genome encodes:
- the LOC112078615 gene encoding protein unc-80 homolog — protein sequence MLPITDWSSEAVRPALILILKRLDRMFNKIHKMPTLSVSHHLLPPSPPLPHQRLCQPGDGVVGPSSVADGLPLLHLSPYLSPPLPFSTAVVRLVALQIQALKDDFPLSHVISPFTNQERREGMLLNLLIPFVLTVGSGSKDSPHLEQPEVSLLLQTVINILLPPRIISTSRTKNFMLDTSPAHCSTPGDQGKDLRREGLADSTSQAAYLGRDRLMQT from the exons atgcTGCCCATCACCGATTGGTCGTCCGAGGCCGTGCGGCCCGCCCTCATCCTCATCCTGAAGCGGCTTGACCGCATGTTCAACAAGATCCACAAGATGCCTACGCTCAG CGTCAGCCATCatctccttcctccctcacctCCGCTCCCTCATCAACGTCTGTGTCAACCTG gtGATGGGGTAGTAGGCCCCTCCAGTGTGGCTGATGGGCTGCCCCTGCTCCACCTGAGCCCGTATCTGTCCCCCCCTCTACCCTTCAGCACAGCAGTGGTCCGCCTGGTGGCTCTGCAGATACAG GCTTTGAAGGATGACTTCCCCCTGAGCCATGTGATCTCCCCCTTCACCAATCAGGAGAGGCGAGAGGGCATGCTGCTCAACCTGCTGATTCCATTCGTGCTGACAGTGGGTTCAGGGAGCAAAG ACTCCCCACACCTGGAGCAGCCTGAGGTCTCTCTGCTCCTGCAGACGGTCATCAACATCCTCCTCCCCCCGCGCATCATCAGCACGTCCCGGACCAAGAACTTCATGCTGGACACKTCCCCCGCCCACTGCTCCACKCCGGGGGACCAGGGCAAGGACCTGAGGAGAGAGGGCCTGGCCGAYTCCACCAGTCAGGCTGCATACCTGGGTAGGGATAGACTTATGCAGACTTAG